In Brachypodium distachyon strain Bd21 chromosome 2, Brachypodium_distachyon_v3.0, whole genome shotgun sequence, one genomic interval encodes:
- the LOC100821608 gene encoding cytokinin dehydrogenase 5, with protein MARCLVFMVFQIYCLISTVGLPLEPPAELLQLGGGTVGGGRLSVDPADIQEASRDFGGFTRGEPLAVYHPRGTDDVASLVRAAYESASGIRVSARGHGHSISGQAQVPGGVVVDMSHGWRAADDVHGRRRNSQARALPVYSAALGGHYVDVWGGELWIDVLNWTLAHGGLAPRSWTDYLYLSVGGTLSNAGISGQAFHHGPQISNVYELDIVTGKGEAVTCSAAKNPDLFFGALGGLGQLGIITRARIALEPAPRRVRWIRALYSNFTEFTADQEKLISQHGGRRRFDYVEGFVVAAEGLINNWRSSFFSPQNPVKLSSLKHHTGVLYCLEVTKNYDASTAGNVDQEVDALLGELSFMPGTVFTTDLPYVDFLDRVHKAELKLRGKGMWEVPHPWLNLFVPASRIADFDRAVFRGILGSRTSGGPILIYPMNKHKWDPRSSVVTPDEDVFYLVAFLRSAVPGVDDPSKSLEALARQNRQILDFCAEAGIEARQYLANHKAEPEWEAHFGAKRWARFARLKAEFDPRAMLATGQGIFTPAGSPPPLLSDS; from the exons ATGGCGCGATGCCTTGTGTTCATGGTGTTCCAAATCTACTGCCTCATCTCGACCGTCGGGCTGCCGCTGGAGCCGCCAGCCGAGCTGCTGCAGCTCGGCGGCGGAAccgtgggcggcggccggctaAGCGTCGACCCGGCCGACATCCAGGAGGCGTCCCGTGACTTCGGCGGCTTCACCCGGGGCGAGCCCCTGGCCGTGTACCACCCGCGCGGCACCGACGACGTGGCGTCGCTGGTCCGTGCGGCGTACGAGTCCGCCAGCGGCATCCGCGTCTCGGCCCGCGGCCACGGCCATTCCATCAGCGGGCAAGCGCAGGTGCCAGGCGGCGTCGTCGTGGACATGAGCCACGGGTGGCGCGCGGCCGACGACGTccatgggaggaggaggaactcGCAGGCGCGGGCATTGCCCGTGTACTCGGCGGCGCTGGGCGGGCACTACGTGGACGTGTGGGGCGGCGAGCTGTGGATCGACGTGCTCAACTGGACGCTGGCGCACGGCGGGCTCGCGCCGCGCTCCTGGACGGACTACCTCTACCTGTCCGTGGGCGGCACCCTCTCCAACGCCGGCATCAGCGGCCAGGCTTTCCACCACGGGCCCCAGATCAGTAATGTCTACGAGCTCGACATCGTCACCG GGAAAGGAGAGGCCGTGACGTGCTCGGCGGCGAAGAACCCGGACCTCTTCTTTGGCGCGCTCGGCGGGCTGGGGCAGCTCGGGATCATCACGCGGGCGCGCATCGCCCTCGAGCCTGCTCCCCGGAGG GTTCGCTGGATCCGGGCGCTCTACTCCAACTTCACCGAGTTCACGGCGGACCAGGAGAAGCTCATCTCCCagcacggcggccggcggcggttcGACTACGTGGAGGGCTTCGTGGTGGCCGCCGAGGGTCTCATCAACAACTGGAGATCTTCCTTCTTCTCGCCGCAGAACCCGGTCAAGCTCAGCTCGCTCAAGCACCACACCGGCGTGCTCTACTGCCTCGAGGTCACCAAGAACTACGACGCCTCCACCGCTGGGAATGTTGATCAG GAGGTGGATGCTCTGCTGGGCGAGCTGAGTTTCATGCCGGGCACCGTGTTCACCACGGACCTGCCGTACGTGGACTTCCTGGACCGCGTGCACAAGGCGGAGCTGAAGCTGCGCGGCAAGGGGATGTGGGAGGTGCCGCACCCGTGGCTGAACCTCTTCGTGCCGGCGTCCCGCATCGCCGACTTCGACCGCGCCGTCTTCCGCGGCATCCTCGGCAGCCGCACCTCCGGCGGGCCCATCCTCATCTACCCCATGAACAAGCACAA GTGGGACCCGAGGAGTTCGGTGGTGACCCCGGACGAGGACGTGTTCTACCTGGTGGCGTTCCTGCGGTCGGCGGTGCCGGGCGTGGACGACCCGTCGAAGAGCCTCGAGGCGCTGGCGCGGCAGAACCGGCAGATCCTTGACTTCTGCGCGGAAGCCGGGATCGAGGCCAGGCAGTACTTGGCGAACCACAAGGCGGAGCCCGAGTGGGAGGCCCATTTCGGCGCCAAGAGATGGGCGCGGTTCGCGCGGCTCAAGGCCGAGTTCGACCCGAGGGCCATGCTGGCCACCGGGCAGGGGATCTTCACGCCGGCCGGCTCCCCGCCGCCTCTCTTGTCCGATTCTTGA